From a single Bacillus gobiensis genomic region:
- the putP gene encoding sodium/proline symporter PutP, giving the protein MCIYMAGMLLIGYFAYKRTSNHSDYMLGGRSLGPAVTALSAGAADMSGWLLMGLPGSMFSTGLSASWIAIGLTTGAYINWIYTAPRLRAYTEIANNSITIPSFLENRFSDKSKLLRIFSSLVIIVFFTFYVSSGMVSGGVLFNSILGLDYHTGLWIVTGVVVAYTLFGGFLAVSWTDFVQGVIMVVALVLVPIVVFMNTGGPSAAFATIQSIDPKLLDIFRGTSVLGIISLLAWGLGYFGQPHIIVRFMAISSVKEVKNARRIGMSWMIFSVVGAFLSGLIGIAYYSQNGLELEDPETIFIQLGNILFHPLITGFIISAILAAVMSTISSQLLVTASSLTEDLYKTVVRKAPSEKTLIYLGRLSVLLISVIAMLLAWEKNSTILDLVGYAWAGFGAAFGPVIILSLCWKRMTAWGALSGMVTGALTVIIWANKGLSDVLYEIIPGFAVSLLFIFIVSLLTSNPSAEVEKDFETYKGAL; this is encoded by the coding sequence ATTTGTATTTACATGGCAGGTATGCTGCTTATAGGCTACTTTGCTTACAAGCGAACTTCCAATCACTCCGATTACATGCTTGGAGGAAGATCGCTGGGTCCCGCTGTCACCGCGTTAAGTGCAGGAGCGGCAGATATGAGCGGTTGGCTTTTAATGGGACTGCCGGGCTCTATGTTTTCAACAGGTTTAAGTGCTTCGTGGATTGCAATCGGATTAACGACAGGAGCTTATATTAACTGGATTTATACGGCTCCAAGACTTCGTGCCTACACTGAAATTGCTAATAACTCCATAACCATCCCATCATTTTTAGAAAATCGCTTCTCTGACAAAAGCAAACTTCTTCGAATTTTTTCGAGTTTAGTCATCATAGTTTTTTTTACGTTTTATGTATCCTCCGGCATGGTATCCGGTGGAGTATTGTTTAATAGCATATTAGGACTCGATTATCATACAGGACTTTGGATTGTGACTGGCGTTGTCGTTGCCTATACTCTGTTCGGCGGATTCCTGGCAGTGAGTTGGACAGATTTTGTGCAGGGGGTCATTATGGTGGTTGCCCTTGTTCTAGTGCCAATTGTTGTTTTCATGAATACAGGCGGGCCAAGTGCAGCGTTCGCTACAATTCAATCGATTGATCCTAAGCTCCTTGATATTTTTAGAGGGACAAGTGTGCTTGGCATAATTTCGTTGTTGGCTTGGGGCCTTGGTTATTTTGGCCAGCCGCACATCATCGTTCGTTTTATGGCGATATCTTCTGTGAAAGAAGTAAAAAACGCAAGACGGATCGGCATGAGCTGGATGATTTTTTCAGTAGTGGGTGCTTTTTTATCAGGCTTAATTGGAATTGCTTACTATTCTCAAAATGGACTGGAGCTAGAGGATCCCGAAACTATTTTTATCCAGCTTGGTAATATTCTTTTCCATCCGCTTATTACCGGATTTATCATTTCTGCAATTTTAGCGGCGGTAATGAGTACAATCTCTTCTCAGCTGTTAGTAACGGCAAGTTCATTAACAGAGGATCTATATAAGACAGTCGTCCGAAAAGCTCCTTCAGAAAAGACGCTGATTTACCTTGGCAGATTGTCGGTCCTCTTGATTTCAGTGATTGCAATGCTGCTTGCTTGGGAAAAAAACAGCACCATTCTGGATTTGGTCGGGTATGCGTGGGCAGGCTTCGGCGCTGCTTTCGGTCCAGTTATAATATTGAGTCTGTGCTGGAAACGAATGACCGCGTGGGGGGCGCTTTCTGGTATGGTAACCGGTGCACTCACAGTGATCATTTGGGCAAACAAGGGTCTATCAGACGTGCTTTACGAAATCATTCCCGGATTTGCCGTCAGCTTACTTTTTATCTTTATCGTTAGTTTGTTAACATCCAATCCATCTGCTGAAGTCGAGAAGGATTTTGAAACGTATAAAGGTGCTTTATAA
- a CDS encoding PucR family transcriptional regulator, with the protein MNELLERVYSILDIDKIIDLISFELKKPVIVESADFFLLAYNSYYINHYDLANQQTIFSKKCPLPIFEKFMEYGVIHKLKTIDTPFRVDRMEEIGLNPRVVVSAKHKDNIMGYIWIQEIETPMTDSELEFLYHTSFQVGQIIHSNNKQKSSKKGEELYKKAILNQFESELKIREEAVEAGVKLPVSFSVMVLQAPGEYIEDVKKDIQSYLNLKNDLNRVLIAQSRIVSIIGGSASGHSTESTALDVIAGILDHIPADQRSAIFIGIGNEYSDVMSFHRSYLEALEVIKAADLLGSQTNIPYEFEKLGIYRYLDFIATKNKELNYVNKELQLLKEKDRDGKKEFLKTLEVYLLNDCKIKPTSEQLFIHPNTLNYRMKKILEYTSLDVKDFKSKCQWLLDLMLMKNESGK; encoded by the coding sequence ATGAATGAGCTGCTAGAGCGTGTTTACTCAATATTAGATATTGATAAAATAATTGATTTAATCAGCTTTGAGTTAAAAAAACCCGTCATAGTGGAAAGCGCTGACTTCTTTTTGTTAGCTTATAATTCATATTATATTAACCATTATGATTTAGCGAATCAGCAAACGATTTTTTCGAAAAAGTGCCCTTTGCCTATTTTTGAAAAGTTTATGGAATATGGGGTTATTCATAAACTGAAAACGATTGATACGCCGTTTCGTGTGGATCGAATGGAGGAAATCGGGCTGAATCCAAGAGTTGTCGTCAGCGCTAAGCATAAGGATAATATCATGGGATACATATGGATTCAGGAGATTGAAACACCTATGACGGATTCAGAATTGGAATTTTTATATCACACGTCTTTCCAAGTAGGGCAAATCATCCATAGCAATAATAAACAAAAAAGCTCGAAAAAGGGAGAGGAGCTATATAAAAAAGCGATTCTGAATCAATTTGAGTCAGAGCTGAAAATTCGGGAAGAAGCTGTGGAAGCGGGCGTTAAATTACCAGTATCATTTTCAGTGATGGTGCTTCAGGCGCCTGGTGAGTATATTGAAGATGTGAAGAAAGATATCCAGTCCTATCTCAATTTGAAAAACGATTTGAACCGCGTACTCATTGCGCAATCAAGAATCGTATCAATAATAGGAGGATCTGCTTCAGGTCATTCAACCGAATCAACAGCCTTAGATGTCATTGCGGGGATTTTAGACCATATCCCTGCGGATCAACGTTCAGCCATATTTATCGGAATTGGAAATGAATATTCAGATGTGATGTCTTTTCATAGGAGCTATTTAGAAGCGCTTGAAGTTATTAAAGCCGCTGACCTATTAGGAAGCCAAACCAATATTCCATATGAGTTTGAGAAATTGGGAATTTATCGTTATCTCGATTTTATTGCGACAAAAAACAAAGAGCTCAATTACGTAAATAAAGAATTACAGCTATTAAAGGAAAAAGACCGAGATGGCAAAAAGGAGTTTCTTAAAACGCTAGAGGTGTACCTGCTGAATGATTGTAAAATTAAACCTACTTCTGAGCAGCTGTTTATCCACCCGAATACATTGAATTACCGTATGAAAAAAATACTGGAATATACATCCCTGGACGTAAAGGATTTCAAGTCAAAATGCCAGTGGCTTCTTGACTTAATGCTGATGAAAAATGAAAGCG